In Desulfomonile tiedjei DSM 6799, a genomic segment contains:
- a CDS encoding PHP-associated domain-containing protein has protein sequence MHTVLSPCTEIAEMTPVAIVKAAREANLDVIAICDHNSARNTAATRRAAKESGLSVIPGLEITSSEEVHILGLFPSDELAAAVQDEVYARLFGENQEEVFGYQVVVDEFDQVDDMDQRLLIGATTLNTERIVDLIHEFEGLAIASHVDRQGFGIFNQLGFIPPGLKLDALEISKKSDLDTMRTRYRQCNDFPLVTASDAHYLEDIGSAVTVARMAGPTFDELVKAIKGLDGRSIVDLKSCYSAT, from the coding sequence ATTCACACGGTCTTGTCCCCGTGCACCGAGATTGCTGAGATGACCCCCGTGGCCATAGTGAAGGCCGCCCGTGAAGCGAATCTGGACGTCATTGCAATCTGCGATCATAACTCGGCACGGAATACCGCTGCAACGCGGAGAGCAGCGAAAGAAAGTGGCCTCAGCGTGATTCCGGGGCTTGAAATAACATCGTCGGAAGAAGTGCACATTCTGGGATTGTTTCCTTCCGACGAACTCGCTGCAGCCGTCCAGGACGAAGTCTATGCCCGGCTGTTCGGTGAAAACCAGGAAGAGGTCTTTGGATATCAGGTAGTAGTCGATGAATTCGATCAAGTAGACGATATGGACCAGAGATTGCTCATTGGCGCTACCACGTTGAACACCGAAAGGATTGTGGACCTCATTCACGAATTCGAAGGATTGGCAATAGCATCCCATGTAGACAGGCAAGGATTCGGTATCTTCAATCAACTGGGTTTTATACCTCCCGGCCTGAAGTTGGATGCTCTGGAAATCTCGAAAAAATCCGATCTGGACACTATGCGAACACGATACCGTCAATGCAATGATTTCCCTCTCGTCACCGCTTCCGACGCTCACTATTTGGAAGACATCGGATCTGCTGTGACTGTGGCACGGATGGCCGGACCGACGTTTGACGAGTTGGTCAAAGCGATAAAAGGCCTGGATGGCAGGTCAATCGTGGACCTGAAATCCTGTTATAGCGCAACGTGA
- a CDS encoding ATP-binding protein, translating to MQDLSLHILDVAENGVSAGANLIQITVDEETDRDMLTITIKDNGKGMEPEFLKKVLDPFVTTRTTRKVGLGLSLFQQACQEAEGKLRVESVKGQGTCVSATMKHSHIDRKPLGDVPESIINLVQGNPEVDFVYTHRKNGREFTFDTREIRADLEELSLSNPAVIHLIEDTLRSSLEEIASSTTAAKGTE from the coding sequence ATGCAGGATTTGTCACTCCATATTCTGGATGTGGCTGAAAACGGAGTGTCAGCGGGAGCAAATCTCATACAGATTACCGTGGACGAAGAAACAGATCGCGATATGCTGACCATAACGATAAAAGACAACGGCAAGGGAATGGAACCCGAGTTCCTGAAAAAAGTGCTCGATCCGTTTGTCACGACTCGCACAACCCGCAAGGTGGGCCTTGGTCTGTCTCTGTTTCAGCAAGCGTGCCAGGAGGCGGAAGGCAAGCTGAGAGTCGAATCGGTAAAGGGTCAGGGCACGTGTGTCAGCGCTACGATGAAACATAGTCATATCGATCGTAAACCTCTTGGAGATGTTCCTGAATCCATAATCAATCTCGTTCAGGGAAACCCGGAAGTCGATTTCGTGTACACCCACAGAAAAAACGGTCGCGAGTTCACCTTTGATACAAGGGAAATTCGTGCAGACCTCGAGGAACTATCTCTTAGTAATCCTGCGGTCATACATCTCATCGAGGACACGCTGCGTTCATCTCTCGAAGAGATTGCGAGTTCAACTACGGCCGCAAAAGGGACGGAGTGA
- the nuoE gene encoding NADH-quinone oxidoreductase subunit NuoE, with protein sequence MEERDALLKRKVEPSVAVLPAEELEKLDAIIDKYAGQAGHLIPALKEAQDLYGYLPMEVQHRLAYGMNIPASHIYGVVTFYSFFTITPRGRHTIRLCLGTACYVKGSKDILENIVREVGINVGETSEDGRFTLEAVRCLGACGLAPVMLIGEDTHGNIHPPDTIKILDGYQ encoded by the coding sequence GTGGAAGAAAGAGACGCACTACTCAAACGAAAAGTGGAACCCTCTGTTGCAGTTCTTCCTGCTGAAGAGTTGGAAAAATTAGATGCAATTATCGACAAGTACGCGGGACAGGCAGGACATCTGATTCCAGCGCTGAAAGAAGCTCAGGACCTGTACGGTTACCTCCCCATGGAAGTGCAGCACCGTCTTGCCTATGGCATGAATATTCCGGCATCCCATATTTACGGCGTGGTCACGTTTTATTCGTTTTTCACCATCACTCCGAGAGGAAGGCATACTATTCGCCTCTGCCTGGGAACCGCGTGTTACGTGAAAGGTTCCAAAGACATCCTCGAAAATATCGTGCGAGAGGTCGGGATCAACGTGGGAGAAACGTCCGAGGACGGTCGTTTCACTCTGGAAGCAGTCCGATGCCTGGGCGCTTGCGGTTTGGCTCCGGTAATGTTGATCGGAGAAGACACCCACGGAAATATTCATCCACCGGACACGATCAAGATTCTGGATGGTTATCAATAG
- a CDS encoding (2Fe-2S) ferredoxin domain-containing protein — translation MAKISIEDLKRIKEEQRGKMVLRDGSYRAKITVHMGTCGIAAGARDVMGAFRELIAEKDLTDVIITNSGCAGLCSKEPMVTVELSDQSPVKYILVDKAKAARIFNEHVMQGKAVEEFALARGSETTAT, via the coding sequence GTGGCAAAAATCAGTATCGAGGATCTCAAGAGAATCAAAGAAGAGCAACGAGGCAAAATGGTCCTCAGGGACGGCAGCTATAGGGCCAAAATTACGGTCCATATGGGTACGTGCGGAATTGCCGCGGGAGCCCGGGACGTAATGGGCGCATTCAGAGAGTTGATTGCAGAAAAGGACCTGACTGACGTCATCATTACTAATTCTGGCTGTGCTGGACTGTGCTCCAAGGAACCAATGGTCACCGTTGAGCTTTCGGACCAATCTCCGGTCAAATATATCCTCGTGGATAAGGCAAAAGCGGCTCGCATATTCAACGAGCATGTCATGCAGGGAAAAGCGGTGGAAGAATTTGCGTTGGCTCGCGGAAGCGAAACCACAGCCACCTGA
- a CDS encoding NADH-quinone oxidoreductase subunit NuoF, which translates to MCASPSYRMQFMLCAGTGCLASGSLDVKEALDRELAKRNLQDEVQVIMTGCNGFCAAGPIMVAYPDGIFYNQVKPEHAPLIVEEHVLKGRVVEKLLFKEEAAKDRVPLMKDIGFFGLQRLIVLRNRGLIDAENIDDYIARDGYAALSKVLEEMTPEDVIEEIKKSGLRGRGGGGFPCGLKWEECRKYTSFPKYTICNGDEGDPGAFMDRSVMEGDPHSVLEGMAISGYAIGAEQGYIYVRAEYPLAIQRLQKAIEDARAYGLLGQDILGKGFNFDIAIYPGAGAFVCGESTALMYSIEGKRGMPRIKPPRSAEAGLWNQPTNLNNVETYANINPIILNGADWFASIGTEGSKGTKVFALTGAIANVGLVEVPMGTSLKSLIFDIGGGIPKKRKFKAAQIGGPSGGCIPSGMEDVQIDYESLISAGAMMGSGGVVIMDELTCMVDTARFFTDFSVEESCGKCVPCREGLKVMYDKLTDIVEGRGQEGDIEFLIELGNHINNTSHCGLGKSAANPVLSTIRYFRHEYEAHIRDKHCPALVCPDLIDFVVIEDKCKMCGLCYRNCPSGAVIWEKKTVARIDLDKCTKCRTCISNCRFGAIR; encoded by the coding sequence ATGTGTGCCAGTCCCTCTTATCGTATGCAGTTCATGCTGTGCGCAGGAACAGGCTGTTTGGCCTCCGGCTCTCTCGATGTGAAAGAAGCGCTCGATAGAGAATTAGCGAAACGAAATCTCCAGGATGAAGTTCAGGTCATCATGACCGGGTGCAACGGCTTCTGCGCCGCAGGTCCCATTATGGTGGCCTACCCTGACGGTATCTTTTACAATCAGGTCAAGCCGGAACACGCTCCGCTCATAGTCGAAGAACACGTACTCAAAGGCCGTGTCGTGGAAAAACTCCTTTTCAAAGAGGAGGCTGCCAAGGATCGCGTGCCTTTGATGAAGGATATCGGTTTTTTCGGGCTTCAAAGACTCATCGTCTTGCGCAACCGGGGTCTCATCGACGCTGAGAATATCGACGATTACATTGCTCGCGACGGTTACGCCGCTCTTTCCAAAGTCCTGGAAGAGATGACTCCAGAGGACGTGATTGAAGAAATCAAGAAGTCAGGCCTGAGGGGCAGAGGCGGCGGCGGATTCCCATGCGGGCTGAAGTGGGAAGAATGCCGTAAATATACGAGCTTTCCCAAGTATACGATCTGTAACGGAGACGAAGGCGACCCGGGCGCGTTCATGGATCGCTCAGTGATGGAAGGAGATCCTCACTCGGTTCTAGAAGGAATGGCCATTTCGGGGTACGCTATCGGTGCAGAGCAAGGATACATCTATGTTCGAGCCGAGTATCCTCTTGCCATTCAGCGCCTTCAGAAAGCCATCGAGGATGCAAGAGCTTACGGACTGCTGGGACAGGATATCCTCGGGAAGGGATTCAACTTCGATATAGCCATTTATCCTGGAGCCGGAGCTTTTGTCTGTGGTGAATCCACGGCCTTGATGTACTCCATCGAGGGCAAGCGCGGCATGCCGAGGATCAAGCCGCCTCGAAGCGCTGAAGCGGGTCTCTGGAACCAGCCCACAAACCTGAATAACGTCGAGACGTACGCAAACATCAACCCCATTATCCTCAATGGAGCTGACTGGTTCGCATCCATCGGAACCGAAGGCAGCAAGGGGACGAAGGTTTTCGCTCTTACCGGGGCTATCGCAAACGTCGGGCTTGTAGAAGTCCCAATGGGGACTAGTCTGAAAAGCCTTATTTTTGACATTGGCGGCGGAATACCGAAGAAGAGAAAGTTCAAAGCCGCTCAAATAGGCGGCCCCTCCGGCGGTTGCATCCCATCGGGCATGGAAGACGTGCAAATCGACTATGAGTCTCTCATTTCGGCAGGCGCCATGATGGGGTCCGGCGGTGTGGTCATCATGGATGAACTCACCTGTATGGTTGACACTGCACGATTTTTTACGGATTTTTCTGTCGAAGAATCCTGCGGAAAATGCGTCCCTTGCAGGGAAGGCCTCAAGGTGATGTACGACAAGCTCACGGACATAGTGGAAGGCCGCGGACAAGAAGGAGACATAGAGTTTCTCATTGAGCTGGGAAACCACATCAATAACACGTCCCACTGCGGTCTGGGCAAGAGCGCCGCAAATCCGGTGCTGTCAACGATCCGCTATTTCCGCCACGAGTATGAAGCTCATATTCGAGACAAGCACTGTCCTGCTCTGGTTTGTCCCGATCTCATCGATTTCGTCGTGATCGAGGACAAATGCAAAATGTGCGGTTTGTGCTACAGGAACTGTCCGTCCGGAGCAGTCATTTGGGAAAAGAAGACTGTGGCGAGAATCGATTTGGATAAGTGCACAAAGTGCCGTACCTGCATCAGCAACTGCAGATTCGGTGCAATCCGATAA
- a CDS encoding molybdopterin-dependent oxidoreductase has translation MVTLTIDGVKVTVERGASILEAAQKAGVRIPTLCNDKRLIPFGACRLCNVEVTARGRTRTMPACFNPARDGMEVATHTPKLIESRRMQLQLLLRSHPLLCPSCDAGGSCELQNLVHEYQIDDLPFARENRFFHVDNDSHFIRFNMNLCIRCGMCVRICDEIQGQNELSFINRGMHSEVSTDFGRPLNCEFCGQCASICPVGAISSKWLVGTGRKFELENVNTTCSFCSLGCTLTVRKKDDKIVFVTSPADSPNEGNLCVKGRYGWPYVYSQDRLEKPMIRKDGALKEVEWDEALGFVAENLKRIKSNSGGNSLAALGSERLTNEEAYVFNRFARTVLETPHIDHAAGFGYRPLVDGLGKSLGYPASTNPIRDIRNANVILLLGSDLTETHPIAKNEVILASGRHRAQLVVVDSIRTKLTDRPGLHLPVAPGSEYLIANAMLKSIVDNELFDKAAVDMKAEGLGELIASLAEYTPEKVSKTTGVSVDLIREAAKAYAEAPTATIILTAGLNRPGNNVEAATAAVNLALITGRIGKPACGVYVFGEKANAQGAIDMGLTPDLLPGFASVTDESASAKLEALWKASIPKEPGFGANEIFSKASLGEIKGIYIAGENPIDTYPDRVMVEEALKKVDFLVVQDMFLSNTARMAHVVLPAASFAEKTGTYTSAERLVQPIHPVVDSTIGKTDLEILTAVSALMGKPMDYAGPAEVMAEISQAVAAYGGISYERLAGGGLPWPCVDPDDPGKGILYEGGFPGGKAKFMPAAPVRELNVNQLPMYLIPGVVKFHSGSFSTWSPSLLEVCPEAQAEMSWKDIRALGINEGDKVKISDASGASIQAVAKLSRRALDGVVIVPLHFPTVKLNMLTRWDDAAVKVKVEKA, from the coding sequence ATGGTTACCCTGACCATTGACGGAGTAAAAGTTACTGTCGAGCGCGGTGCTTCCATATTGGAAGCCGCTCAGAAAGCAGGAGTGCGAATTCCGACTCTCTGCAACGACAAACGCCTCATTCCTTTCGGGGCCTGCCGACTCTGTAATGTGGAAGTTACGGCGCGAGGCCGAACCCGCACCATGCCGGCATGCTTCAATCCTGCGAGAGACGGGATGGAGGTGGCTACGCACACGCCGAAGCTCATCGAGAGCAGGCGGATGCAGCTACAATTGCTCTTGAGATCGCATCCTCTGCTCTGTCCTAGCTGCGATGCGGGCGGCAGTTGCGAATTACAGAACCTGGTGCACGAATACCAAATTGATGATTTGCCGTTTGCCCGTGAAAACCGGTTTTTCCACGTGGATAACGATTCTCATTTCATACGGTTCAACATGAATCTCTGTATCCGGTGCGGCATGTGTGTCCGTATCTGTGACGAGATTCAGGGACAGAACGAATTGAGTTTCATCAATCGCGGCATGCATTCGGAAGTCTCTACGGATTTCGGAAGACCTCTGAACTGTGAATTCTGCGGCCAATGCGCTTCTATCTGTCCAGTGGGAGCTATCAGCTCCAAATGGCTGGTGGGTACCGGCCGTAAGTTCGAGCTGGAGAACGTCAACACCACCTGCTCTTTCTGCAGCCTCGGGTGTACCCTTACAGTCCGGAAGAAGGACGACAAGATAGTCTTTGTCACCTCTCCGGCGGATAGTCCCAACGAAGGTAACCTCTGCGTAAAAGGCCGTTACGGCTGGCCTTATGTGTACTCGCAGGACCGTCTCGAAAAACCGATGATCCGCAAAGATGGGGCTCTCAAGGAAGTTGAATGGGATGAAGCCCTCGGTTTCGTTGCGGAAAATCTGAAGCGCATCAAATCGAATTCGGGCGGGAACTCCCTGGCGGCTCTCGGTTCCGAGCGTCTCACCAATGAAGAAGCCTATGTTTTCAACCGCTTTGCGAGAACAGTCCTGGAAACCCCGCACATCGATCATGCAGCCGGATTCGGATACCGGCCGCTGGTGGACGGGTTAGGAAAGTCTCTCGGATATCCTGCGAGCACGAACCCAATCAGGGACATCAGAAACGCAAACGTGATTCTGCTCCTCGGATCTGACCTGACAGAGACGCATCCTATAGCAAAGAACGAAGTCATTCTCGCTTCCGGCCGCCATAGGGCCCAGCTTGTCGTGGTGGATTCGATCCGGACTAAGCTTACCGATCGCCCCGGCCTTCATCTGCCGGTCGCTCCGGGTTCCGAATACCTCATTGCTAATGCGATGCTCAAGTCCATCGTGGATAACGAACTCTTCGACAAAGCTGCTGTGGATATGAAGGCGGAAGGGCTTGGGGAGTTGATTGCTTCTCTTGCAGAGTATACGCCCGAAAAAGTATCCAAGACCACAGGAGTAAGTGTCGATCTGATTCGTGAAGCAGCAAAAGCATATGCGGAAGCTCCTACAGCCACAATCATCCTCACGGCCGGACTGAACAGGCCCGGGAACAATGTTGAGGCTGCGACCGCAGCAGTCAACCTGGCATTGATCACCGGTCGAATCGGAAAGCCGGCCTGCGGTGTTTATGTTTTCGGTGAAAAGGCAAATGCCCAAGGCGCTATAGATATGGGATTGACGCCGGATCTCTTGCCCGGATTTGCTTCGGTGACGGATGAGTCGGCAAGCGCAAAACTCGAAGCACTCTGGAAAGCATCGATTCCCAAAGAACCCGGATTCGGAGCTAATGAGATCTTTTCCAAAGCAAGCCTGGGAGAGATCAAGGGAATCTACATTGCAGGTGAGAATCCAATAGACACCTACCCTGACCGGGTCATGGTGGAAGAAGCTCTGAAGAAGGTTGATTTCTTGGTCGTGCAGGACATGTTTTTGTCAAACACGGCAAGAATGGCTCACGTAGTCCTGCCGGCAGCATCATTTGCCGAAAAAACCGGCACGTATACCAGTGCAGAACGGCTTGTCCAGCCGATCCACCCGGTCGTTGACTCCACCATCGGCAAGACGGATCTGGAGATTCTGACGGCAGTGTCTGCTCTCATGGGAAAACCGATGGATTACGCCGGCCCTGCAGAGGTTATGGCGGAAATATCCCAGGCTGTCGCCGCTTACGGAGGCATTTCTTACGAGAGGCTCGCTGGTGGCGGTCTGCCGTGGCCCTGCGTGGATCCGGACGATCCCGGTAAGGGGATTCTCTACGAAGGGGGTTTTCCCGGCGGGAAAGCCAAATTCATGCCGGCAGCCCCTGTGCGTGAGCTGAATGTCAACCAGTTGCCGATGTACCTGATTCCCGGTGTCGTTAAATTCCACTCGGGCTCATTTTCCACGTGGAGTCCGTCTCTGCTGGAAGTCTGTCCCGAAGCCCAGGCCGAAATGAGTTGGAAAGACATCAGGGCACTCGGCATCAATGAAGGCGATAAGGTCAAAATCAGCGACGCTTCGGGCGCTTCGATTCAGGCAGTGGCGAAATTGTCCCGACGTGCTTTGGATGGCGTGGTAATCGTTCCCTTGCATTTCCCGACCGTCAAGCTGAACATGCTCACACGGTGGGATGATGCGGCGGTGAAAGTAAAAGTGGAAAAGGCTTAA
- the nuoH gene encoding NADH-quinone oxidoreductase subunit NuoH yields MESALPVILVLVKVLLVIVAILTFVAYLTLLERKVLGWLQVRLGPNRVGPWGLLQPLADGAKLLLKEEITVSGANRIIYLAAPLIVVTCALVPFAVIPFAKGLGLESIFGQAAAKFDLNTGVVADLNVGILFIFAISSLGVYGVVLGGWASNSKYSLLGAIRAGAQMISYELGLSLSVLGVLLLAGTLSLVGIVEAQDSVWKWYVFRQPLGFILFLIAGSAEIARTPFDLMECENELVAGYQTEYSSMKFGLFYLGEYAHLLFLSALMTTLYFGGWQGPILPPIFWFLAKTFFFVFVFVWIRGTYPRLRYDRVMTFGWKVLLPVGLLNVMATAFVYTFWRQYMS; encoded by the coding sequence ATGGAATCCGCCCTTCCTGTCATACTGGTGTTGGTGAAAGTTTTACTGGTAATTGTAGCAATCCTGACTTTCGTGGCTTATCTGACGCTTTTGGAACGTAAGGTTCTCGGTTGGCTCCAGGTACGCCTCGGCCCGAATCGTGTGGGGCCCTGGGGCTTGCTCCAGCCGCTTGCAGACGGTGCGAAACTGCTGCTGAAAGAAGAGATCACGGTATCCGGAGCGAACCGCATTATCTATCTGGCAGCTCCGCTCATCGTAGTGACGTGCGCTCTGGTTCCCTTTGCGGTCATACCTTTTGCCAAAGGGCTCGGACTTGAAAGCATCTTCGGTCAAGCTGCCGCCAAATTCGATCTGAATACAGGTGTTGTGGCGGACCTGAACGTGGGAATCCTCTTCATCTTCGCCATATCCTCTCTCGGTGTTTACGGAGTTGTCCTGGGCGGCTGGGCTTCGAACAGTAAGTATTCGCTTCTCGGTGCCATTCGTGCCGGCGCACAGATGATCAGCTATGAACTGGGTCTCAGCCTTTCGGTTTTGGGTGTGCTCCTCCTTGCTGGAACACTCAGTCTGGTGGGCATCGTGGAAGCGCAGGATTCCGTATGGAAATGGTATGTCTTCAGGCAGCCGCTTGGGTTCATCCTATTCCTTATCGCCGGCAGTGCGGAAATTGCACGAACTCCCTTCGATTTGATGGAATGCGAAAATGAACTGGTTGCAGGTTATCAGACCGAATACAGTTCCATGAAATTCGGATTGTTTTACCTGGGCGAGTACGCTCACCTACTTTTCCTGAGCGCTCTTATGACCACGCTGTACTTCGGAGGTTGGCAAGGCCCCATTCTCCCGCCAATATTCTGGTTTTTGGCCAAGACATTCTTTTTCGTGTTCGTTTTCGTATGGATCAGAGGCACGTATCCCAGATTGCGGTACGACCGAGTGATGACATTTGGCTGGAAAGTGCTGCTTCCGGTCGGGTTGCTGAACGTCATGGCGACCGCCTTCGTGTACACTTTCTGGCGACAATATATGAGCTGA